A window of Gottschalkia purinilytica contains these coding sequences:
- a CDS encoding NifB/NifX family molybdenum-iron cluster-binding protein yields MGLRVAVASNDGRIVNQHFGRTNKFFIFDIDGDTTYKFLEIRETTPVCSLGVHDDDALQKTIELLEDCNIVFVSRIGPGAEHALKIKGIQTYEMFDYIDNSLKNLASMNL; encoded by the coding sequence ATGGGATTAAGAGTAGCTGTAGCTAGTAACGACGGAAGAATAGTGAACCAACATTTTGGTAGAACAAATAAATTCTTTATTTTTGATATAGATGGAGATACAACTTACAAATTTTTAGAAATAAGGGAAACGACACCTGTATGTAGTTTAGGAGTACATGATGATGATGCACTACAAAAAACTATAGAATTGTTAGAAGATTGTAATATTGTATTTGTCAGCAGAATAGGACCAGGTGCTGAACATGCACTTAAAATTAAGGGAATCCAAACATATGAAATGTTTGACTATATAGATAATTCCCTTAA